The genomic window TACTTATTGAACAATGTATCATTGTTTACAGATCAATAAAGCTAGCCGGATGGATGGctttccctcaacaacaacaagaagaagaaactctttagggcatctccaacactgaccCGCAAATTCGCTCTCGCATCTTGCGCATACAGGGGGAGGGGGGCAGTCCATGGATACGGATGCGGGAGCCGGCTATCCAAAGCTATCCGCATACATTCGGCCCCTAATTTTTTTTAAGTTTGCATGTTTAAATAGCCGCGTATACATTGACTAGAAATGTTCAAATGCAGTAGTAGTtctaatttttaaaaaaaatcaaataaccgCCCACAGATGCTCAATGAGATCTTCCCTCAGTTGCTCGATgtcgaatttgttgatgcatttgaacaaaCTCTTCAAATGTGGCCAGATTCTGATGTGGAAGTTAGATAGaatcacccatgttctcaaattctagAGTCGTGGCAGCatcctcaccctcatcctcgactATAATggtgtgcatgatcacacaacatgtcatcacatcCCACATGGTCTCTGATTTccattgtttagcaggtccatGAACAACTTCAAAACTTGCCTGCAGAACTCCAAATGtcctctcgacatcctttctagttGCTTCTTATCTTTGAGCAAAGTGAGACTTTCCAAATGTCGTGCGCCCTGTTGAagttgagcactcgatgacccttgatggataccttgaaattgagaacatgctcctcccACGCTCCTTATCTTCAAGGACTGCCTGCGTCATAGTCGTCTCATCCGTGTAGTCCTCGTCTGACGAGCCATTGCTTCAAAGAAGAAGGGACAAAAAAAATAGGTCGAGCGATCACCGAAAAATTGACGGGCATGGTGAGTATTGTAGGAGCGGATGGTACATGGCGGGGCGGTCAGAGGAGAGGTGTGGAACGGTGGCGGAGAAGCGGGGTGGAACCCGGGTGTACCGCTGGAGGTGACGGATACGTTGAGTTCCGACAGGGGTGTGGCGTGGCGATCGGGGTGGTGAAGCAGTGGCGAAGGCAAGAGAGAAAAACACAAGGAGAGAAAAATGGGAAGGATTGAGGCGtcgggggtgtcggagtcctaaGTGGCAGCTGTCCGGGCTCCCACAAAGCAAAGGTACGTCTGGACCGCTCGACGAACCGATACAGGCCCGCATTGGATGGTAAAACATGCTGGACCACGTGGTCTCGACGGTTACAGACGGTTTAAGGGTCtgctttggagatgcccttagaccaCCAGCTTAAGCAAGTGTCATGAGTTGCCTATCTCTGTTCACCTGAGAAACCTAAGTTAATCTAGTTGCcaatcttcattttgttcaatatTATTATACTTATTACATATACATGACACTTTTGCAGCAGTACCATTGCATACTGTTTTCGATGTCACAAAAAAGGCTACGTAGGCGAGGGAAAGGTAGGAGCAGTACCATTGCATACTGTTTTCGATGTCACAAAAAAGGCTACGTAGGCGAGGGAAAGGTAGGTCGCTGTCTCTCATTACTTGCGCAACTCTGTTTCTTAATAGTTAAGTCGCCCACCCGCGGGAAACAAGAAAGAACACTTCAGGCACTGCATTTTGATGTTCAATACTCAATACTGCATGATAATAGCAATGTTTTATAGATACTTGCACAAAACAAACTTATTTGCAGTGAAAATGGTGAAAGAATGTCCTAGAAAACGTTAAAAGTCACGCTCTGTTGGAGAGCATTCATTCAAGCAAAGCATGAtactccattgcaagaaaaatattAAACATAGTATTTGTTATTACTTAGAACCATAATAACATAATCCAAACATATTTTGTAATACATTAGAACATGACTTTACAAATagcatcatccatccatccagtcTCCAGGACCAAAAAACAACACACCCTGCTCAAACAATGTCAAGGAGCTGACCCCTGTAGGTGCTGGGGCCTCCACCTAGCCGAGATCTCAGCATCAGCATTAGAACAGGCCATTCACCAACAATCTTTGTCGCCAGCGGGACAAGAGCTCCACAGCAAAGAATGAGAATGGCCAACCACAAGTGATGTGGCGCCAACAATATGAACATCCCAATAGTGAAAGCTACAAGTGTGAACGCATACGAGACCCACATTAGCAGCTTTGTGACAGCCAAATAATGCACCAAGAATCTGTAGTCGCCCCAACGATAAAGAACACAGAGAAAAGCTACTAAAAAAGAAGAGAACATCGCCAGTGCATCAGATATCAAGAATATGATCTGGCTCCTGGAGTAAACCGGCTGACCTGCGCTTCCCGGGTCTGAGCTATAGCCACCGGGCACCGTGAACAAGGCTGCAAACGTGATAGTGGCGATAAGAGTCGCAATGATCGCTGTATTACTTGTGTAGGTCTTGCTCAATGACTTTGAATCCAATCTAGATGCATTGACTGCGTTTATCCTCGCTTCCTTTTGCAAAAAATGGATGGAGAAGCTATCGCGAGGATCAGCCTTTGAAAGAAGCATGCAGATCTCATTCTGCAAGACACCAAAAATGTTAAGACTTAACATCCTGCAATAAAGAGTAACTGAAAGGGACCACAATGCATAAAACAAGCATTCACAGTTATTCAACCACCGGCCAATAGCAGCTGACCTACGTTGTTAGGCATATATTTATTACTGAATTTTGTTCGCCCTCTCTGAACTGTGGTCTGTTCAAGTATCTTATGGCTTTGAAATTCTCTTCTGAATCTATGAGTTTCAGTGTCTTCTCTGGGTTTTAGGGAGTCTGTTCCTGCTCTGTTCAACATTCAGGCCGAACTAGTTTGCGGTGTTGTTGCAAATGCAAGGCTGGTGGCATCCTGCACGGATACACAGAGGATACTGCCGGATACAGCTCGATAGGTATCCTTTGATTTTTCAAATTTTTAGAAAGTAAACTAGTCCTGATACGTGTGGGATACTGCTATGATACATTTTGGATACGGGAAACCCTCCTTTCAACGTTAAAATCCCTCTTGAAGCTGCACGACCCCATAACCTCTCGCCTTCCCTTGTCGAGTCGTCTCCCTCCCGGCTGCACGCCTTCTCCCAATCAAGTCTGTTCTGTAACTTCTGTTCTGAACTCAGATTAGATTGATTTGTTCTGTAACCTGGCATGCAGTTAGTGATCACATCCGTTCTGCACGAGTGCACCTGTGCCAATAGGTACTTTAGGCTTAGGATTTAAGATTAGATCGGTTTGTTATTTTGTTTCTGCTCTCTGTTCTGACCAGTTCCCTTAATCTCTTTGTACCATTCAGATCGGCCATGTCTAGTAGTTCTCCTTCCGTTGGAAAGTGAAGCAAGCAGTGGAGGAGGCACCATGAATGCAGTACAGGTATTGGCTGCTGCTCATGTCATTCCGGCAGATGATAATGAGAAGATGCCTTTGTGGAGGTATGTCCAGAAGTTGGAAAACACTGGTAAAGGGAAAGGAGGCAACAAGAGATCCATGAAAGGGGGAAGGGGGGATCTTATTGAGGCATGCTTTGACATGGAAGCTCGCAGCCACCTTGATGCATTGATCACAAGTAAGTTTTACACAGCAGGACTAACTAGCCAATTAGGATCCATCACACTTATCCATATCATACAATATCTTAATCTAGTCAACAATACCGTCAACCACACAACTATGGGTAAAATAAACCTATGTTCCAACAAAAATTTAAATGATCTGGATAAGAGAAATTACCCATTCGAGTGTTTTCGCCTCGCTGTACGCATACTTCAGTTCCCATGCGGCAGAGTGACCCTCCTCATCAAGTATAGAAATGTCAATATCCTTGTGGGATAATATACTTCCAACCAATTTAGGCCTGCATTTGAGAACAGCGTGATGAAGCGCTGTCTTCCCCTCCTTGTCACGCAGGTTGATGAGAGCGCGCAGCTGCGGGGCACATATAATAAAGTTTAAGAACTCTTCGTGCTCTGAAACAATAGCTTCGTGAAGACAGGTCACTCCAGTGGTACTGTTCTCATATGGAGCGTCAGGGCAATGTAGGAGCAGCTCTTTAGCTACATCAATTGCACCATGCGAAGCCGCTGATACAAGGAGAGGTTGGCCTGCATTGCTAATTTCATACCCAAGCAAGAAATCCGTCTTCAGAAATACTCGAAGAACCTCAGTTCTACAAGTGATCACTGACAATCTCACTGGAGATATCCCAACACTGTCCTCAACTTTTGCCATCGATGGGCGATGCTCC from Triticum aestivum cultivar Chinese Spring chromosome 3B, IWGSC CS RefSeq v2.1, whole genome shotgun sequence includes these protein-coding regions:
- the LOC123072751 gene encoding ankyrin repeat-containing protein NPR4; this translates as MSNLEDEDHLLGASSNGGCDEVLVENVNIHQPQEVTVSGSTPGDIEMQHLEVTLSSENSQAQDSPEFMRSMGRRLRAIDLLPRCPNGPVGDIDKKMLEAAMSGDVRLLRSTCSRNSWSLFQTTPQGNNCLHIAAMRGHLMFFTSAWQLQKPLVLAVNSNGQTALMVAVIHGFPDIVTHTVSLLRGQQVLEEALLVADDAGYNVLHHAIRCGYQDLALKLIGEAPELSKAISRMDESPMYIATLKNYKEIFEQLIVITDSADCGQHGNNALHAAVRNGNEDIVKTIMEHRPSMAKVEDSVGISPVRLSVITCRTEVLRVFLKTDFLLGYEISNAGQPLLVSAASHGAIDVAKELLLHCPDAPYENSTTGVTCLHEAIVSEHEEFLNFIICAPQLRALINLRDKEGKTALHHAVLKCRPKLVGSILSHKDIDISILDEEGHSAAWELKYAYSEAKTLEWNEICMLLSKADPRDSFSIHFLQKEARINAVNASRLDSKSLSKTYTSNTAIIATLIATITFAALFTVPGGYSSDPGSAGQPVYSRSQIIFLISDALAMFSSFLVAFLCVLYRWGDYRFLVHYLAVTKLLMWVSYAFTLVAFTIGMFILLAPHHLWLAILILCCGALVPLATKIVGEWPVLMLMLRSRLGGGPSTYRGQLLDIV